The Petrocella atlantisensis genome has a window encoding:
- a CDS encoding lipopolysaccharide biosynthesis protein yields MKFLSLSKRIHNSSFGYLPVKIVEGIVGLLTLRVYTGLFSTDIFGEYQLINPYINIVHLLLIGWIANASIRYIGQYVNSDQEERENFFSTYFIIWSLLIILASLVMVISAFLLPGVFGQMHLSLMLAILMVLVGYSFNQNILSLLLFVDKRGLNIILLLTASMGKLLLTILIYKMVGDTVLAILLSHGIIDITTGLVAMRALDIRHKVRLQSVSTEILTTFLRYGFPLIGLTLTMSLLNFSDRYVITYYFDKSYVGIYGANYALPAAIFTMIMIGMNRSYYPNLIKAYNEQDEEKVTRLLKNGTKNYILIALPAAVGLFVIAKPLATLFLDYKYVGGSHVIGIIAFGMFFLGLTEYVNKGWELKGSTVNILRNCFIAALFNMVLNILFVGKYGYIFAAYTTLFAYIIYFMLSYVFRNKAIPFYIERKAILKIVLSAFMMGIVVKGVIVWMGYSNMSTIIGIISGGLIYFILLYILGELENIKEFLKGG; encoded by the coding sequence ATGAAATTTTTAAGTCTAAGTAAAAGGATACACAATTCATCATTTGGCTATTTACCGGTCAAGATAGTTGAAGGTATTGTTGGCTTGTTGACCCTCCGGGTATACACCGGCTTATTTTCTACAGATATATTTGGTGAATATCAGCTGATCAATCCTTACATCAATATCGTCCATCTTTTGCTTATTGGTTGGATTGCCAACGCTTCCATTAGGTATATTGGCCAATATGTTAATAGTGACCAGGAAGAGAGAGAAAACTTTTTTTCAACCTATTTTATTATTTGGTCCTTATTAATCATCCTTGCATCACTGGTTATGGTAATCTCGGCTTTCCTATTGCCCGGTGTTTTTGGTCAAATGCATTTATCATTAATGTTAGCGATTCTAATGGTGCTTGTCGGGTACAGTTTTAACCAAAATATATTAAGTCTTTTATTGTTTGTGGACAAAAGAGGTCTAAATATTATTTTGCTCTTAACAGCTTCCATGGGAAAACTCTTACTTACGATTCTAATATATAAGATGGTTGGTGATACTGTTCTAGCTATTTTATTATCCCATGGTATTATAGACATAACAACAGGTTTGGTTGCCATGAGAGCCTTAGACATAAGACATAAAGTTCGACTCCAAAGTGTTTCTACGGAGATATTAACAACTTTTTTAAGGTACGGCTTTCCATTAATTGGACTTACACTTACCATGTCTTTACTGAATTTTTCAGACAGATATGTGATCACCTATTATTTTGATAAATCCTATGTAGGCATCTATGGTGCCAATTACGCTTTGCCGGCAGCTATATTTACCATGATTATGATTGGTATGAACAGAAGCTATTATCCGAATCTGATAAAAGCTTATAATGAGCAAGATGAAGAAAAGGTAACGCGACTGTTGAAAAACGGCACAAAGAATTACATACTCATTGCCTTGCCGGCTGCTGTAGGGCTTTTTGTAATTGCAAAACCTTTGGCCACATTGTTCCTAGATTACAAGTATGTCGGTGGTAGCCATGTGATTGGCATCATTGCCTTTGGTATGTTTTTTCTGGGACTTACAGAATACGTTAACAAAGGCTGGGAACTTAAAGGTAGCACGGTCAATATATTACGAAATTGTTTCATTGCCGCTTTGTTTAACATGGTACTCAACATTCTATTTGTCGGTAAATATGGCTACATCTTTGCAGCATATACCACATTATTTGCCTATATTATCTATTTTATGCTGAGTTATGTATTTAGAAACAAAGCCATTCCCTTTTACATCGAAAGGAAGGCCATATTAAAGATTGTACTATCGGCCTTTATGATGGGTATTGTGGTTAAAGGTGTTATCGTTTGGATGGGCTATAGTAATATGAGTACCATCATAGGTATAATATCCGGCGGTCTCATTTATTTTATACTGTTGTATATATTAGGTGAGCTTGAAAATATTAAAGAATTCTTAAAGGGTGGGTGA
- a CDS encoding nucleotide sugar dehydrogenase, with protein sequence MKKKICVLGLGYIGLPTSAMFANNGHEVIGVDVNEAVVNNLNAGKIIIEEPFLDALVYEVVSLGKLKAKTTPEEADVFIIAVPTPINEDKTAMMDYVEAATRSIVPFLKKNDMVILESTSPPGTVEKLMMPILEGADLNPYEDLYVAHSPERVIPGKILIELVENNRIVGGINEISSKKVKKLYESFVKGEIFLTDPTTAEMCKLMENTFRDVNIALANELALICEDLGINAWDVRTFSNKHPRVDIHMPGPGVGGHCLAVDPWFIVEKFPQTAKIIKLARETNDAMPAHVFSKSKKILGQLAGKKITILGITYKPDIDDLRESPILELIELFEEVKDIRLSLFDPFVKEFKHLEDDIKVACTDSDLIILGVNHKAFEDIDFNEIKPLVKDGHILDTRNFYDADKINALGFDYHLLGKGTV encoded by the coding sequence ATGAAGAAAAAAATATGTGTACTGGGACTTGGATATATTGGACTACCAACATCGGCTATGTTTGCCAATAATGGACATGAAGTTATAGGTGTTGACGTTAATGAAGCGGTTGTTAATAACCTGAATGCAGGTAAAATCATTATTGAAGAACCATTCTTGGATGCTTTGGTTTATGAAGTGGTCAGCCTTGGTAAGCTAAAAGCAAAGACAACACCGGAAGAAGCGGATGTTTTTATCATAGCGGTGCCTACGCCAATCAATGAAGATAAAACAGCCATGATGGATTATGTAGAAGCGGCAACAAGAAGCATTGTACCATTCCTTAAGAAAAACGACATGGTTATATTAGAATCTACGTCACCACCAGGTACGGTAGAAAAGTTAATGATGCCCATACTAGAAGGCGCTGATTTGAATCCTTATGAGGACTTATATGTAGCACATTCTCCTGAACGTGTTATTCCGGGTAAGATATTAATAGAGCTTGTAGAGAACAATCGAATCGTCGGCGGTATTAACGAAATATCATCGAAAAAAGTTAAAAAGCTCTATGAGTCTTTTGTAAAAGGTGAGATTTTCCTAACGGATCCAACAACAGCAGAGATGTGTAAACTTATGGAAAACACCTTTAGAGATGTTAATATTGCATTGGCCAATGAATTGGCGCTGATATGTGAAGACCTAGGCATTAATGCTTGGGATGTTAGAACGTTTTCTAACAAACACCCAAGGGTGGATATTCACATGCCCGGTCCCGGTGTAGGTGGTCATTGTTTAGCGGTGGATCCATGGTTTATTGTTGAGAAATTCCCTCAAACAGCTAAGATTATAAAGTTAGCAAGAGAAACCAATGATGCAATGCCGGCCCATGTATTCTCCAAATCAAAAAAGATACTGGGTCAATTAGCAGGTAAAAAAATTACCATATTAGGTATTACCTATAAACCGGACATCGATGATTTAAGAGAAAGCCCAATACTTGAGCTGATTGAACTTTTTGAAGAAGTTAAGGACATTAGGCTTAGCCTTTTTGATCCTTTTGTTAAGGAGTTCAAGCACCTTGAAGATGATATCAAGGTAGCTTGTACAGATTCTGATCTGATTATACTGGGTGTGAATCATAAAGCTTTCGAAGATATTGATTTTAATGAAATTAAGCCTCTTGTTAAAGATGGGCATATCCTAGATACAAGGAATTTCTACGACGCAGATAAGATTAACGCTTTAGGATTTGACTACCATCTGCTTGGAAAGGGAACTGTTTAA
- the yihA gene encoding ribosome biogenesis GTP-binding protein YihA/YsxC: protein MQVNNVRLEAVGVKFEQFPETDYPEVAFAGRSNVGKSSLINALINRKALARTSGQPGKTQTINFYNIEEQLYFVDLPGYGYAKVARASREQWGKMIEYYLNRRVPLGMIVLLVDIRHTPNENDRIMMDYIRTAGFEPLVVATKADKLNRSQIIKHLKIIKQALALHSIDQIIPFSSMTKQGAEAIWDEIDQWLAYVQEQNEEKEIDVDEE from the coding sequence ATGCAAGTAAATAATGTCAGATTAGAAGCGGTTGGCGTCAAGTTTGAACAGTTTCCCGAAACGGATTATCCGGAAGTAGCGTTTGCAGGCAGATCCAATGTAGGTAAATCATCCCTTATCAATGCGCTCATTAATCGTAAGGCATTGGCACGTACCTCAGGACAGCCGGGTAAAACACAGACCATTAATTTCTATAATATAGAAGAACAGCTTTATTTTGTGGATTTACCTGGATATGGTTATGCAAAAGTTGCTAGAGCTTCTAGAGAACAATGGGGTAAAATGATTGAGTATTATCTCAATAGAAGAGTACCTCTTGGTATGATTGTCTTATTGGTGGATATACGTCATACTCCAAATGAAAATGATCGTATCATGATGGACTACATAAGGACTGCAGGTTTTGAACCTTTGGTCGTAGCAACCAAAGCAGATAAATTAAATAGGTCTCAGATTATTAAGCACTTAAAAATTATAAAACAAGCATTAGCGTTACACAGCATCGATCAGATTATTCCCTTTTCATCCATGACCAAGCAAGGTGCAGAAGCTATTTGGGATGAAATTGATCAATGGCTCGCGTATGTCCAGGAACAAAATGAAGAAAAAGAAATTGATGTAGACGAAGAATAA
- a CDS encoding DUF4364 family protein, translated as MTGNDYELSLNKLMILFLIEKAGLPLSNTQLSDFLLVSDYTDYFSLQTYIGQMMDARLLKSSKISSHTIYDITDAGCETLEYFKNHIPESIKDDMIIYLKNNKYDIKSKFDVVADYIPEKNGDFYVNCIAKEDNKNLIEINLRVTEKEEALKICDAWESKSHEIYKQLLYSLLQ; from the coding sequence ATGACCGGTAACGATTATGAGCTAAGTCTAAACAAACTTATGATCTTGTTCCTAATTGAAAAAGCAGGATTACCCCTATCTAATACCCAACTCTCTGATTTTTTATTGGTTTCTGACTATACGGATTACTTTTCCCTTCAGACTTATATCGGACAGATGATGGATGCTAGACTCCTTAAATCCTCTAAGATATCCAGCCATACGATCTATGATATCACAGATGCCGGTTGCGAGACCTTAGAGTACTTCAAAAACCATATACCCGAAAGCATCAAGGATGATATGATTATATATCTTAAAAATAATAAATATGATATTAAGTCCAAATTTGATGTTGTAGCCGACTACATACCTGAAAAAAATGGTGATTTTTATGTCAATTGTATTGCCAAAGAAGATAATAAGAATCTTATAGAGATTAATCTAAGGGTAACTGAAAAAGAGGAAGCATTAAAGATATGTGATGCTTGGGAAAGTAAAAGCCATGAGATCTATAAACAGCTCTTATACAGTCTGCTTCAATAG
- a CDS encoding TIGR01212 family radical SAM protein (This family includes YhcC from E. coli K-12, an uncharacterized radical SAM protein.) — MLWPDQKPYYSLNAYYHQLFGQKTYKIALDIGLTCPNRDGTLDDRGCIFCSGSGSGDFATPSASTLERQLEKAKNLLLKKYEGHHFIAYFQSFTNTYGPIDYIRATYRSIIQRPDIVGLSIATRPDCLSKEILDLLEELNQIKPVWVELGLQSIHEKTSSFIRRCYPLEVYDHAVQSLHAINIKVVVHLIAGLPTETDAQFLESVAYVHQSKVHGIKIQLLQILRNTDLGRLYEEKPFRVLSLDTYANLIVTAIANISPNMVIHRITGDAPKEDLIAPLWSLNKRGVLNKIHQCFKDRDLWQGKLIENNERRYEHDR, encoded by the coding sequence ATGTTATGGCCTGATCAAAAACCCTATTATAGCCTAAACGCATATTATCATCAGCTGTTTGGTCAGAAGACATACAAGATTGCTTTGGATATTGGCTTGACTTGTCCCAACAGAGACGGTACTTTGGATGATAGAGGCTGTATTTTTTGCTCTGGTTCCGGTTCCGGTGATTTTGCAACACCTTCAGCTTCAACCCTTGAAAGGCAACTGGAAAAAGCCAAAAATTTGTTATTAAAGAAATACGAAGGACATCATTTTATCGCTTATTTCCAGTCTTTTACCAATACCTATGGTCCCATAGACTATATAAGGGCTACTTATAGAAGCATCATCCAAAGACCAGACATTGTAGGTCTTTCTATTGCGACGCGACCGGATTGTTTGTCAAAAGAGATTCTTGACTTATTGGAAGAATTAAATCAAATTAAACCTGTATGGGTAGAGCTAGGACTACAAAGTATTCACGAAAAGACCTCAAGTTTCATTAGAAGGTGCTATCCCTTGGAAGTATATGATCATGCCGTCCAAAGTCTGCATGCTATTAATATAAAAGTTGTGGTCCACTTGATTGCCGGACTCCCAACAGAAACAGATGCGCAATTTTTAGAAAGTGTAGCATATGTTCATCAATCTAAAGTCCACGGCATAAAAATTCAACTTCTCCAAATCCTTAGAAATACGGACTTGGGGCGTTTATATGAGGAAAAACCTTTTAGAGTATTGTCCCTTGATACTTATGCTAACTTAATTGTCACCGCCATTGCTAATATAAGTCCCAACATGGTTATTCATCGAATTACCGGTGATGCACCAAAAGAGGATTTGATTGCCCCCTTATGGAGCCTAAACAAGCGTGGTGTTCTGAATAAAATTCATCAATGTTTTAAGGATAGAGATTTATGGCAAGGAAAATTAATAGAAAACAACGAAAGAAGGTATGAACATGACCGGTAA
- a CDS encoding phosphodiester glycosidase family protein translates to MNKKHFMRGAMSFLLAGALTIQPLTMAVEANDTTYYEKTTQKQVTSGLTYEKKAKLTSRGWVDIHVLKMDLNNPYVDLDILRSTNIFGEKLTVSSMVNQSAKNVAGINASFFNTKENPSDIIGAEYKDGYVVLQNLYNHYDKGVASLIQTEESIFLDFFSGDIRLKNSAGIVMDLYGINKINVQVKPVIFDQKTIKTTAESLRINNSYKMVVVDGVIVDHKMPMENVAIPENGYIISMYKGLYEIYFETFKIGEKVTLNIANSLADNPIKMILSGGGKIIENGSIVEKGTILSKNTNSPRTAVGITQNQDYLIAMVVDGRGQSIGTTHSELGKYLLEYGAYNAIHYDGGGSSSMVARPLGAFTSNLVSKPSDGTERKVVNALGFVTTAPVGNIENIVLVPNKNRTMINQPITFTVVGYDEYYNPVNIDHSNVSFSVDGLRGNWSGMTYVPTISGKGRVFAEYKGKSASTTINAIDGYIGLALGHKVLQIPQNGTGQFSLLATDRDGYKTAIDIKQATYTVEDPSLGQFEGGVFKAGQKVGTTKVTIGLKGIEVTGYIIVGEQKALVTDFENLVPTTMFYPETATGQSVLDKTQLVDPSQKTSVKVDYSFKKAETTQAVYTVFDTNPLIIPSKANSLSLQLYGDNSGLMFRGKIVDSKNVSHLITFTNAIDFTGWKKLTATLPAEVSYPITIERLYVASVNAKADIQGTLYYDMLEKSIPFETSHLEGYDINSLNDPLQENRPTDGKFNVSVFGTTSGRNTLLDEVVMAKTYEVMNQSDLAIYSGFSNVDQSQLKSKTEVWQDQYKVSDYPEVKVIHLSTSKNSLYKTDGAQIKKLEAELSNTDQKHIIIIGNNSPVKTGNFTDKREAELIHSILRDYKEKTGKNIFYINANGYTFGVNYLEGIRYVDMNGLWYNAQGRSLNINNQFYMLNFYMDQNELQYKIENLYTAISTE, encoded by the coding sequence ATGAATAAAAAGCACTTTATGAGAGGCGCCATGTCCTTTTTGTTAGCAGGTGCCCTAACGATACAACCCCTAACAATGGCGGTTGAAGCAAATGACACAACTTACTATGAAAAAACCACACAGAAGCAAGTGACCAGTGGTCTCACCTATGAAAAAAAAGCCAAGCTCACCAGTCGAGGATGGGTGGATATCCATGTCTTAAAGATGGATCTAAATAACCCTTATGTGGATCTTGATATCTTAAGATCGACAAATATTTTTGGAGAAAAACTCACAGTCTCCTCGATGGTTAACCAATCTGCTAAAAATGTAGCTGGCATTAACGCATCTTTTTTTAATACGAAGGAGAATCCTTCTGACATCATTGGTGCGGAATATAAAGATGGCTATGTGGTGCTTCAGAATCTTTATAATCATTATGATAAGGGGGTGGCATCTCTAATACAAACAGAAGAATCCATTTTCCTTGATTTTTTTAGTGGCGATATACGCCTGAAAAATTCAGCAGGTATAGTAATGGACCTGTATGGCATCAACAAAATTAATGTTCAAGTAAAACCGGTTATTTTTGATCAAAAAACAATTAAAACAACGGCCGAAAGTCTTCGTATCAATAACTCCTATAAGATGGTAGTGGTAGATGGTGTGATTGTTGATCACAAAATGCCAATGGAAAACGTGGCCATACCGGAAAATGGTTATATTATATCCATGTACAAAGGTTTGTATGAAATTTATTTTGAGACCTTTAAGATTGGTGAGAAGGTAACACTCAATATTGCCAATAGTCTAGCAGATAATCCCATCAAGATGATTCTAAGTGGTGGTGGTAAGATTATTGAAAACGGGTCTATCGTTGAAAAAGGTACGATATTATCCAAAAACACCAATAGTCCTAGAACCGCAGTTGGTATAACCCAGAATCAAGACTATTTAATAGCTATGGTGGTAGATGGGCGTGGACAAAGCATAGGAACCACCCACTCGGAATTGGGAAAATATTTATTGGAATATGGTGCCTACAACGCCATTCACTATGATGGTGGTGGATCTTCAAGTATGGTAGCACGGCCACTTGGTGCGTTTACGTCAAACCTTGTGAGTAAACCTTCAGATGGTACTGAACGTAAAGTGGTTAATGCCTTGGGCTTTGTGACGACAGCACCGGTGGGTAACATAGAGAATATTGTTCTAGTGCCGAATAAGAACAGAACCATGATTAACCAACCCATTACTTTTACGGTTGTAGGTTATGATGAATATTACAATCCTGTAAATATAGATCATAGCAATGTAAGTTTTTCAGTAGATGGCTTACGTGGTAATTGGAGCGGTATGACTTATGTACCGACTATTTCCGGTAAAGGAAGGGTTTTTGCAGAGTATAAGGGTAAATCAGCATCCACAACCATCAACGCTATAGATGGTTATATTGGACTTGCTCTTGGCCATAAGGTGTTACAGATACCTCAAAATGGTACGGGACAGTTCAGTCTTCTAGCGACTGACAGAGATGGTTATAAGACCGCTATTGATATTAAGCAAGCGACATATACTGTAGAAGATCCAAGTCTTGGTCAGTTTGAAGGTGGGGTATTTAAGGCAGGTCAGAAAGTAGGTACAACAAAAGTAACCATTGGTCTAAAGGGTATTGAAGTAACCGGTTATATTATCGTCGGCGAACAAAAGGCCTTGGTAACAGATTTTGAGAACCTTGTACCAACGACCATGTTTTATCCGGAAACAGCTACAGGACAAAGTGTACTTGATAAGACCCAGCTTGTAGACCCTTCACAGAAAACCTCGGTTAAGGTAGATTACAGCTTCAAGAAGGCTGAAACGACACAGGCCGTTTACACGGTGTTTGATACTAATCCTCTTATAATCCCGTCTAAGGCGAACAGTCTTTCTCTTCAATTATATGGCGACAATAGCGGGCTTATGTTTAGAGGAAAGATTGTAGACAGTAAGAATGTATCCCATCTCATCACCTTCACCAATGCTATTGATTTTACAGGCTGGAAGAAGTTGACGGCAACTTTACCGGCAGAGGTTTCTTATCCTATCACAATAGAAAGACTCTATGTTGCCAGTGTCAATGCCAAAGCAGACATTCAAGGCACGCTCTATTATGATATGCTTGAAAAAAGCATACCTTTTGAAACAAGTCACTTGGAAGGTTATGACATTAATAGTCTAAATGATCCTTTACAGGAAAACAGACCCACTGACGGAAAATTTAACGTTTCTGTATTTGGAACCACAAGCGGACGCAACACATTACTAGATGAAGTTGTAATGGCAAAAACCTATGAGGTTATGAATCAAAGTGACTTGGCAATCTATTCAGGGTTTTCAAATGTGGATCAAAGTCAATTAAAAAGTAAGACGGAAGTCTGGCAAGATCAATATAAAGTAAGTGATTATCCTGAAGTTAAGGTCATCCATTTGTCAACATCTAAGAATTCCTTATACAAAACAGACGGCGCCCAAATCAAAAAATTAGAAGCAGAGCTTTCAAATACAGATCAAAAACATATTATCATAATCGGTAATAACAGCCCGGTCAAAACCGGTAACTTTACAGACAAAAGAGAAGCAGAGCTGATTCATAGTATACTAAGAGACTATAAGGAAAAGACAGGCAAGAATATTTTCTATATCAATGCCAACGGTTATACATTTGGTGTTAATTATCTTGAAGGAATTCGGTATGTAGACATGAACGGATTGTGGTATAATGCACAAGGGAGATCCTTAAATATTAACAACCAGTTTTATATGTTGAATTTTTATATGGATCAAAATGAGTTGCAGTATAAGATTGAGAATCTATACACAGCAATCAGTACCGAATAA
- a CDS encoding glycosyltransferase family 4 protein encodes MQKKKVLILAYQFPPMGGAGVQRTLKFAKYLPQFGWEPIIYTVDHKKGVNDPTLSDEVNHIRIIRTKSHDLTHWKKPFHILGKFLSRKLLIPDGEWLWYRKNRRSILEYVKEIQPDVIYSTSYPYSDHLLGLYVKKHYKDIPWVVDFRDEWTKNPYILDMNYSTYRRKIEQKMEADVIAHCDYFITNSPFMLEGFMKDYDLKDRSIVIPNGYDVSDFEGLQVQTTRREKLTMTYAGSMYGRRKPDYFLRALNKAIEDQLVDEKDILLQFVGDFSKQNIEKISGMLGDKKIVQFYPYMEHKKSIEFLLNSDVLLLIVGKGIGDKNFYTGKIFEYINTQKTILGLVPEDGAAAMVIEETKTGYVVDSTDVDKIATCIGDIYSRWKQETLEVQPNYEAICQYDRVNLTNQLSKILDQVSKG; translated from the coding sequence ATGCAAAAGAAGAAAGTATTGATACTGGCCTATCAATTTCCGCCTATGGGTGGTGCCGGTGTCCAAAGAACGTTGAAGTTTGCCAAGTATTTGCCACAGTTTGGATGGGAACCGATTATATACACCGTTGATCATAAAAAAGGGGTCAATGATCCTACTTTAAGCGATGAGGTTAACCATATACGTATCATTCGGACCAAGAGCCATGATTTGACCCATTGGAAAAAGCCCTTTCATATCCTTGGCAAATTCCTATCAAGAAAATTGCTCATACCGGATGGAGAATGGCTTTGGTATAGAAAAAACAGAAGAAGCATACTGGAGTATGTAAAAGAGATACAACCGGATGTGATCTATAGCACCTCTTATCCATATAGTGACCATCTTTTAGGCTTATATGTTAAAAAGCATTATAAAGATATTCCTTGGGTGGTTGATTTTAGGGATGAGTGGACAAAGAATCCTTATATATTGGATATGAACTACAGCACCTATCGAAGAAAGATTGAGCAGAAAATGGAAGCAGATGTGATTGCCCACTGCGATTACTTCATTACGAATTCTCCTTTTATGTTAGAAGGTTTTATGAAGGATTATGATTTGAAAGACCGATCGATCGTCATACCCAACGGCTATGACGTTTCTGATTTTGAAGGCCTACAAGTCCAGACAACGAGAAGAGAAAAACTAACTATGACCTATGCCGGTTCTATGTATGGTCGTAGAAAACCGGATTATTTTTTAAGAGCTTTGAACAAAGCTATTGAAGATCAGCTTGTAGATGAAAAGGATATCCTGCTACAGTTTGTAGGTGATTTTTCCAAGCAGAATATTGAGAAAATCTCAGGTATGTTGGGCGATAAAAAAATCGTGCAATTCTATCCTTATATGGAACACAAGAAAAGCATTGAGTTTCTTCTGAATTCAGATGTTCTTTTATTGATTGTGGGTAAAGGTATCGGAGATAAGAATTTTTATACCGGAAAAATATTTGAATATATTAATACCCAAAAAACCATATTGGGCTTAGTGCCAGAAGATGGGGCAGCAGCTATGGTCATCGAAGAAACCAAGACCGGATACGTTGTCGATAGTACAGATGTGGATAAGATAGCAACATGTATTGGAGATATTTACAGCAGATGGAAACAGGAAACACTTGAAGTACAGCCAAATTATGAAGCTATTTGTCAATATGATCGGGTGAATCTCACCAATCAGTTATCCAAGATTCTGGACCAAGTTTCAAAGGGATGA
- a CDS encoding HD-GYP domain-containing protein — translation MTDYTRKRISVNQIKIHMELAENVIAPNGMLLIPKDTSITEKHIFRMNLYQILSVVIKEYSPIIDATETLTVQERQDYNKEHPGSDQESIVAYEPKSINYQNFKETFVQVESSVKNELLAISDGKSIDPERLIKSTETLMGSLRLKSELFNYMNHLRSDIGHTYVHSLNVSMLCNIFGHWLKMPSDEIEDLTLAGLVHDIGKTQIDQAILNKPGRLSEEEFITVKQHALLGYNLLKDQDIPERVKQGVLMHHERNDGSGYPFGLKGDSISDFGKILAILDTYDAMTSNRTYHQKFSPFKVIQMFEQESYGFLDARFLYIFLENIAHNYLGESVRLSDQRKGKIIFIHNTSPSKPIVQVNQEIIDLMTSPHLAIEEIL, via the coding sequence ATGACCGATTATACACGTAAACGAATAAGTGTGAACCAAATCAAAATACACATGGAATTAGCCGAAAATGTCATTGCTCCAAATGGTATGCTGTTAATCCCTAAGGATACAAGCATCACCGAGAAGCATATCTTTCGTATGAACCTTTATCAGATTCTAAGTGTTGTTATTAAGGAATATAGCCCAATTATAGATGCTACTGAGACCCTTACCGTGCAAGAACGCCAAGATTATAACAAAGAGCATCCAGGTTCTGACCAAGAATCCATCGTTGCCTACGAGCCAAAAAGTATCAACTACCAGAATTTCAAGGAAACTTTTGTTCAAGTAGAATCATCTGTAAAAAATGAGCTCTTGGCCATCAGTGATGGAAAAAGTATTGATCCTGAACGGTTAATCAAAAGCACCGAAACCTTAATGGGCTCTTTAAGACTTAAAAGTGAACTTTTTAATTATATGAATCATTTAAGGTCCGATATAGGACATACTTATGTCCATTCCCTGAATGTTTCCATGCTTTGTAATATATTCGGACACTGGCTCAAAATGCCTTCCGATGAGATTGAGGATTTGACTTTAGCCGGTTTGGTTCATGATATTGGCAAGACCCAGATTGATCAAGCCATCCTAAATAAGCCAGGACGACTGAGTGAAGAAGAATTTATTACCGTCAAACAACATGCTCTCTTAGGTTATAACCTTCTGAAAGATCAGGATATCCCTGAAAGAGTTAAGCAAGGTGTCCTCATGCATCATGAACGTAACGACGGTAGCGGCTATCCTTTTGGTCTTAAGGGTGATTCTATATCAGACTTTGGTAAGATACTGGCCATACTAGATACCTATGATGCTATGACATCAAATCGGACCTATCACCAAAAATTCTCACCTTTTAAAGTCATACAGATGTTTGAACAGGAATCTTATGGCTTTTTAGATGCGCGGTTTTTATATATCTTCCTTGAAAATATTGCCCACAATTATTTAGGCGAGAGTGTACGGCTTTCAGATCAACGAAAAGGTAAGATTATCTTCATACATAATACATCACCTTCGAAGCCTATTGTACAAGTCAATCAAGAAATCATCGACCTTATGACTTCACCCCACCTAGCCATCGAAGAAATCTTATAA